The Nostoc sp. 'Lobaria pulmonaria (5183) cyanobiont' genome window below encodes:
- the leuC gene encoding 3-isopropylmalate dehydratase large subunit, producing MSKGTLFDKVWDLHTVGTLPSGLTQLFIGLHLIHEVTSPQAFAMLRERDLKVLFPERTVATVDHIVPTENQARPFADNLAEEMIQALENNCQENNITFYNIGSGSQGIVHVIAPELGLTQPGMTIACGDSHTSSHGAFGAIAFGIGTSQVRDVLASQTLALSKLKVRKIEVNGTLNPGVYAKDVILHIIRTLGVKGGVGYGYEFAGTTFDQMNMEERMTVCNMAIEGGARCGYVNPDQVTYDYLKGRDFAPKDPDWDKAVAWWESIKSDADAQYDDVVVFDAAEISPTVTWGITPDQGIGVNQSIPQPEELLEEDRFIAEEAYRYMDLYPGQPIKGTKIDVCFIGSCTNGRISDLREAAKIAKGRHVAEGIKAFVVPGSERVKEEAEAEGLDKIFQEAGFEWREPGCSMCLAMNPDKLQGRQISASSSNRNFKGRQGSSSGRTLLMSPAMVATAAIKGEVSDVRELL from the coding sequence ATGAGCAAAGGTACCCTGTTTGACAAAGTTTGGGACTTACACACCGTTGGTACACTTCCCTCAGGGCTGACGCAACTATTTATCGGGCTTCATTTAATTCATGAAGTCACCAGTCCCCAAGCCTTTGCCATGTTACGCGAGAGGGATCTAAAGGTACTGTTTCCAGAGCGGACTGTTGCCACAGTCGATCATATTGTGCCCACAGAAAATCAGGCGCGTCCCTTTGCCGATAACTTGGCAGAGGAAATGATTCAGGCGCTCGAAAATAACTGTCAAGAAAATAACATAACTTTTTACAACATCGGTTCTGGCAGTCAGGGTATAGTTCACGTTATTGCTCCCGAACTTGGGCTGACTCAGCCAGGAATGACGATCGCTTGTGGAGATAGTCACACTTCCAGTCATGGGGCATTTGGTGCGATCGCATTTGGTATTGGTACTAGCCAAGTTCGGGATGTTCTCGCTTCCCAAACTCTTGCCCTGTCGAAACTGAAAGTCCGCAAAATTGAAGTTAACGGCACTCTCAACCCAGGAGTTTATGCCAAAGATGTCATTCTGCATATCATCCGCACCCTTGGCGTTAAAGGTGGTGTGGGCTATGGCTACGAATTTGCCGGTACGACATTTGACCAAATGAATATGGAAGAGAGGATGACTGTCTGCAATATGGCGATCGAAGGCGGTGCTAGATGCGGCTACGTTAATCCCGATCAAGTCACCTACGATTACCTCAAAGGCAGAGATTTTGCACCCAAAGATCCAGATTGGGATAAAGCAGTGGCTTGGTGGGAATCCATCAAGAGTGATGCAGATGCCCAATATGATGATGTGGTGGTATTTGACGCTGCGGAAATTTCTCCTACCGTTACCTGGGGCATTACTCCCGATCAAGGTATCGGTGTCAACCAGTCAATACCTCAACCGGAAGAACTGCTGGAAGAAGACCGATTTATTGCCGAAGAAGCTTACCGCTACATGGATTTATATCCCGGTCAACCCATCAAGGGCACAAAAATAGATGTCTGCTTTATTGGTAGTTGTACCAACGGCAGAATTAGTGATTTGCGAGAAGCGGCGAAAATCGCTAAAGGTCGCCACGTTGCAGAGGGAATCAAAGCCTTCGTTGTCCCTGGTTCGGAAAGGGTGAAAGAAGAGGCAGAAGCTGAAGGATTGGATAAAATCTTTCAGGAAGCCGGATTTGAGTGGCGCGAACCGGGATGTTCCATGTGCCTAGCCATGAACCCCGATAAGCTACAAGGAAGACAAATCAGCGCTTCTTCCTCCAACCGCAACTTTAAAGGAAGACAGGGTTCATCCTCCGGTCGGACATTGTTAATGAGTCCGGCGATGGTCGCCACTGCTGCAATTAAAGGCGAAGTTTCTGATGTACGCGAGTTACTG
- a CDS encoding AAA family ATPase gives MPIDLREFYQASDPSRTLFVNNSSDGKYYIDFSSVRGGDILGKLKQKITFFKPNEPTCTLFTGHIGCGKSTELLRLQAELEKLGFHVVYFESSDDLEMTDVDIADVLLAIARRVSQSLDKITLESPNKFNELLQGAWKVLNSEVTGVKVKVPNVGDFGVTSEKEKLSLSVGIGEITAKMKNDPTLREKLNQYLAPQKTKLLEAINQELLEPAIAKLKQQGKNGLVVIVDNLDRIDNRAKPWGRPQQEYLFVDQGEFLTRLNCHLLYTMPLALKFSNDYGMLTQRFPEDPKVLPMVPVQRTDGSVHLEGMALMQQMVLARAFPDLTPEERLNKITEIFDSATSLERLCKMSGGHVRDVLRLLNTWIMEEMSLPLTRATLEQVIRSRRNEIMLPISEDEWQLLRHVKERKKVSDDQGYQKLIRSRFVFEYRDGGESWFDVNPVLAEARELNVS, from the coding sequence ATGCCCATAGATTTACGGGAATTTTATCAGGCTAGCGATCCCAGCAGAACTCTGTTTGTTAACAATAGCTCTGATGGCAAGTATTATATAGATTTTTCCTCAGTACGAGGTGGTGATATTCTTGGCAAGCTGAAGCAGAAAATTACTTTTTTTAAGCCGAATGAACCCACTTGCACTTTATTTACTGGGCATATTGGTTGTGGGAAATCGACAGAATTATTACGCTTACAGGCAGAACTGGAAAAGTTAGGCTTCCACGTTGTCTATTTTGAGTCCAGTGATGACTTGGAAATGACCGATGTCGATATTGCTGATGTGCTGCTAGCGATCGCTCGTCGTGTGAGTCAAAGTCTGGATAAAATTACTCTAGAGTCACCCAATAAGTTTAATGAGTTGCTGCAAGGTGCTTGGAAGGTCTTAAACTCCGAAGTGACGGGGGTAAAAGTTAAGGTTCCGAATGTCGGCGATTTTGGTGTCACCTCTGAAAAAGAAAAGCTTTCTCTGTCTGTGGGCATTGGTGAGATCACGGCGAAGATGAAAAATGACCCAACGCTGCGAGAAAAACTCAATCAGTATTTAGCACCGCAAAAAACTAAGCTGCTGGAAGCGATTAATCAAGAATTATTGGAACCTGCGATCGCTAAACTCAAACAGCAGGGTAAAAATGGTTTGGTGGTAATTGTCGATAATCTTGACCGCATAGATAATCGTGCCAAACCTTGGGGTCGTCCGCAGCAGGAATATTTATTTGTCGATCAAGGTGAGTTTTTGACAAGGCTTAATTGTCATCTCCTCTACACTATGCCCTTGGCTTTGAAGTTTTCCAATGATTACGGAATGCTGACTCAGCGTTTCCCAGAAGATCCCAAGGTGTTACCAATGGTACCTGTACAAAGGACTGATGGCAGTGTTCATCTAGAGGGAATGGCACTCATGCAGCAGATGGTACTAGCTAGAGCTTTTCCTGACTTGACACCAGAGGAGCGTTTAAATAAAATTACTGAGATTTTTGATAGTGCTACTAGCCTAGAGCGCTTATGTAAAATGAGCGGTGGTCATGTGCGGGACGTGCTGAGGCTACTAAATACCTGGATTATGGAAGAGATGAGTCTTCCCCTAACTCGTGCAACCTTAGAGCAAGTGATTCGTTCTCGGCGGAATGAAATCATGTTACCGATTTCTGAGGATGAGTGGCAACTGTTACGTCATGTCAAGGAAAGAAAAAAGGTGAGTGATGACCAGGGATATCAAAAACTGATCCGCAGTCGGTTTGTGTTTGAATATCGGGATGGTGGCGAGTCTTGGTTTGATGTTAATCCTGTTTTAGCTGAAGCAAGAGAGTTGAACGTTTCTTAA
- a CDS encoding nSTAND1 domain-containing NTPase yields MTDSQQPENEKGLQQLAWAIESSVGQFKLILARCNYARERDRLISKLQEICQVEIRVLAVQQSRKTLYTAIQSEFGAEIPACVMVVGLESVQNLSVMLTSANQVREEFRKNFAFPLVLWIDDEIYKQLIQLAPDLESWATTRNFAISTQQLVAFIIETANQWFSNNLKFSVDVYIKLETELETAQRELLNQPDIYNLEIQADLESLLGFIKQINNQKDLALQHYQKAYKLWQESNNLERQAIILGEIGVGYYLKAFKNPDINHPDWQTAWYYIREYINFINLFHNPDLIANTAIKFGDILRDLQKWETLQSLSEQALVVHQTNNQPRELAKDYGFLAEVALAQNNWVKANQLVQQALEVFAAIPNLESANVSGVLSDIPERVLKSKHLSLYQFILSRSQYHLGQIKQATFSLETARHVGNPLEDFRLYLDILKFLQQLYFEQKEYLKAYKIKQQRRSIEQQFGLRAFIGAGRLEATKQAFVETLRSNSPQGNIAPEIAASGRLLDVERLIERMGRPDYKLIVIHGQSGVGKSSLVNAGLIPALKNKAIGTQDYLPVVMRVYTNWVEELGKLLGNGGDEEELELQVSTLEAQRSTFELGISTSEAQPSTFELGTSTSEAQRSTSEAQRSTSEAQRSTSEAQPSTSEPQRSTSEAQRSTSEPQRSTSELETLQYSSAIQSEPHPVFADANTPLSLARRGVGGEVREPQYLISRLKENEQRNLRTVLIFDQFEEFFFVYTEPAQRKQFFEFLGECLNVLSVKVILSLRVDYIHYLLECNDLSSLKIIGNDILSNNVLYKLGNFSPADAKSIIQRLTENTSFHLEDVLVEQLVQDLAGELGEVRPIELQVVGAQLQTENITTLAEYRQRGTKDELVKRYLHEVVNDCGEENHQAADILLYLLTDEKGTRPLKTRAELERDLFAYFLEIPPTPLKKGGFILSTPFLRGSPQAGGSETREDKAFDISKLDLIVEIFVQSGLVVLLPENPADRYQLVHDYIAAFIRQQQEPKLKHVMAELEKEREQRKLSDAKLNNFLKRALFGSVAAGLVLAGLAVTAWDAARTADEQRKQAAISEINALANSSEAFFVSKQNPDALIEGLKAGGKLKKLKLNPGANTDTQMRTMAMLRQAIYLQPQEHKENRAIEVNTLEGHSSSVWGVVFSPDGKTLASGSDDNTIKLWDVSTGKAIKTLTGHSSMVISVVFSPDGKTLASGSDDNTIKLWDVSTGKAIKTLTGHSSMVISVVFSPDGKTLASGSDDNTIKLWDVSTGKAIKTLTGHSSRVLSVVFSPDGKTLASGSDDKTIKLWDVSTGKASKTLTGHSSTVWGVVFSPDGKTLASGSDDKTIKLWDVSTGKASKTLTGHSSRVLSVVFSPDGKTLASGSYDKTIKLWDVSTGKASKTLTGHSSWVLSVVFSPDGKTLASGSDDKTIKLWDVSTGKAIKTLTGHSSTVISVVFSPDGKTLASGSDDKTIKLWDVSTDKAIKTLTGHSSTVYSVVFSPDGKTLASGSDDKTIKLWDVSTGKAIKTLTGHSSTVYSVVFSPDGKTLASGSDDKTIKLWDVSTGKASKTLTGHSSTVYSVVFSPDGKTLASGSDDNTIKFWDVSTGKAIKTLTGHSSRVISVVFSPDGKTLASGSDDKTIKLWDVSTGKAIKTLTGHSSTVISVVFSPDGKTLASGSDDKTVILWDLDLDNLLLSGCNLLNNYLVAHPEVLEELQSCQTPSQKALGATVLVIQGEKLARNNDINGAVEKFRQAQQWDNKLNFDFQSRAKQFVNKGKAERSVDEGNSRLQEKKFKEALADYTEALKLDPKVEIPISSWNALCWDGSLQKQAADVLPACEQAVAFAPKNGNIRDSRGLARALTGNTQGAIQDFEAYIAQSDDKDRKAQRQRWVKDLRAGKNPFTDAELKKLQN; encoded by the coding sequence ATGACAGATTCACAGCAACCTGAAAATGAAAAGGGACTGCAACAATTAGCTTGGGCGATCGAGTCCTCTGTGGGACAGTTTAAGCTGATTTTGGCCCGGTGTAATTATGCAAGAGAGCGCGATCGCTTAATCTCCAAATTGCAGGAAATTTGTCAAGTCGAAATTCGTGTCTTGGCGGTGCAGCAATCTCGCAAGACTCTTTATACTGCGATTCAGTCAGAATTCGGCGCAGAAATACCAGCCTGTGTAATGGTTGTGGGTTTGGAATCAGTGCAGAATTTGTCTGTGATGTTAACTTCTGCAAATCAGGTGCGGGAGGAGTTTCGCAAGAATTTTGCTTTTCCCTTAGTGTTGTGGATTGACGATGAAATCTACAAGCAACTAATACAGCTTGCGCCTGATTTGGAGAGTTGGGCAACTACGAGAAATTTTGCTATATCAACACAGCAATTAGTTGCTTTTATCATCGAAACGGCTAATCAATGGTTTAGTAATAACTTAAAATTTAGCGTAGATGTATATATTAAACTGGAAACTGAGCTAGAAACGGCGCAAAGAGAATTACTCAATCAGCCAGATATTTATAATTTAGAAATTCAAGCTGATTTAGAATCTTTGTTAGGTTTTATCAAACAGATAAATAATCAAAAAGATTTGGCACTACAGCATTATCAAAAAGCTTATAAGCTCTGGCAGGAAAGTAATAATTTAGAAAGGCAAGCAATAATCCTTGGGGAGATTGGCGTTGGTTATTATCTCAAAGCTTTTAAAAATCCAGATATCAATCATCCAGATTGGCAAACGGCTTGGTATTATATTCGAGAGTATATAAATTTTATTAACCTGTTTCACAATCCAGATTTAATTGCTAATACAGCAATTAAATTCGGTGATATTTTGCGGGACTTGCAAAAGTGGGAAACGTTGCAGAGTCTTTCTGAACAGGCTTTAGTAGTACATCAAACTAACAACCAGCCAAGGGAATTAGCCAAAGATTACGGTTTTTTAGCTGAGGTGGCTTTGGCTCAAAATAACTGGGTGAAAGCAAATCAGCTTGTTCAGCAAGCCTTGGAAGTTTTTGCTGCGATTCCCAATTTGGAATCAGCGAATGTATCAGGGGTTTTATCTGATATTCCCGAAAGGGTTTTAAAATCAAAACATTTGAGCTTATATCAGTTTATTTTAAGTCGTTCTCAATACCATTTAGGTCAAATTAAACAGGCAACTTTCAGCTTAGAAACTGCTAGGCATGTGGGTAATCCCCTAGAAGATTTCCGGCTTTACTTGGATATTCTTAAATTTTTGCAGCAGCTTTATTTTGAGCAGAAAGAATATCTCAAAGCATACAAAATAAAACAGCAACGGCGTTCCATTGAACAGCAATTTGGCTTGCGGGCTTTTATTGGTGCGGGTAGGTTAGAAGCTACAAAACAGGCATTTGTAGAGACATTGCGCTCAAACTCTCCCCAAGGAAACATTGCCCCAGAAATTGCTGCATCTGGTCGCCTATTGGATGTAGAACGTTTGATTGAACGTATGGGTCGCCCTGATTATAAGCTGATAGTAATTCATGGGCAATCGGGTGTAGGCAAAAGTTCCCTGGTGAATGCGGGACTTATACCAGCTTTAAAGAATAAAGCGATTGGTACTCAAGATTATTTGCCGGTGGTAATGCGCGTTTACACCAACTGGGTGGAAGAGTTGGGGAAGCTTTTGGGAAATGGGGGAGATGAGGAAGAGTTAGAACTTCAAGTTTCGACCTTAGAAGCTCAACGTTCCACCTTTGAACTCGGAATTTCGACCTCAGAAGCTCAACCTTCGACCTTTGAACTCGGAACTTCGACCTCAGAAGCTCAACGTTCCACCTCAGAAGCTCAACGTTCCACCTCAGAAGCTCAACGTTCGACCTCAGAAGCTCAACCTTCGACCTCAGAACCTCAACGTTCCACTTCAGAAGCTCAACGTTCCACCTCAGAACCTCAACGTTCCACCTCAGAACTCGAAACTCTGCAATATAGCAGTGCAATACAGTCGGAACCTCACCCCGTATTTGCTGACGCAAACACTCCCCTCTCCTTAGCAAGGAGAGGGGTTGGGGGTGAGGTTAGAGAACCGCAATATTTAATATCCAGACTTAAAGAAAACGAACAGCGCAACCTCCGCACAGTGCTAATTTTTGATCAATTTGAGGAATTTTTCTTTGTTTACACCGAACCAGCACAAAGGAAGCAATTCTTTGAGTTTCTGGGAGAGTGTCTGAATGTTCTATCGGTGAAAGTTATCTTATCGCTGCGGGTAGATTACATCCATTACTTGCTAGAGTGCAATGATTTGTCCAGCCTGAAGATTATTGGCAATGACATTCTCAGTAATAATGTGCTTTACAAGTTGGGGAACTTCTCACCTGCTGATGCAAAGTCAATTATTCAGCGTTTAACTGAAAATACTAGTTTTCACTTAGAGGATGTTTTAGTTGAACAACTGGTACAAGATTTAGCCGGGGAATTGGGTGAAGTTCGTCCCATTGAGTTGCAGGTTGTGGGGGCGCAACTGCAAACGGAGAATATTACAACTCTGGCAGAATATCGGCAGCGTGGCACTAAAGACGAATTGGTTAAGCGTTATTTGCATGAAGTTGTTAATGATTGTGGTGAAGAAAATCACCAAGCAGCAGACATATTACTGTATTTGCTGACGGATGAAAAAGGAACTCGCCCCCTGAAGACTCGCGCTGAGTTGGAACGCGATTTGTTCGCGTATTTCTTGGAGATCCCCCCAACCCCCCTTAAAAAGGGGGGCTTTATTCTTTCTACCCCCTTTTTAAGGGGGTCGCCGCAGGCGGGGGGATCAGAAACTAGGGAGGATAAAGCTTTTGACATCAGCAAATTAGATTTGATTGTAGAGATTTTTGTCCAATCTGGCTTGGTGGTTTTGCTACCAGAAAACCCGGCTGACCGTTATCAACTGGTACATGACTACATCGCCGCCTTTATCCGCCAGCAACAGGAACCAAAGTTAAAACATGTGATGGCGGAACTAGAAAAAGAACGAGAACAAAGAAAACTGAGTGACGCCAAACTAAATAACTTTCTCAAACGCGCCCTTTTTGGTTCCGTAGCCGCAGGATTAGTCTTAGCGGGGTTGGCAGTTACAGCCTGGGATGCAGCACGAACGGCAGATGAGCAAAGAAAACAAGCTGCAATTAGTGAAATTAATGCCCTTGCTAATTCTTCAGAGGCGTTTTTTGTCTCTAAGCAAAACCCCGATGCTTTAATAGAAGGCTTAAAAGCCGGGGGAAAACTAAAAAAACTAAAACTGAATCCTGGGGCAAACACAGATACCCAAATGCGGACTATGGCAATGTTAAGGCAAGCAATTTATTTGCAGCCACAAGAGCATAAAGAAAATAGAGCTATAGAGGTGAACACTTTAGAAGGGCACAGCAGTTCAGTCTGGGGCGTAGTCTTCAGCCCCGATGGCAAGACACTGGCTTCTGGCAGTGATGACAACACGATCAAACTCTGGGATGTCAGCACAGGCAAAGCGATCAAAACCCTGACTGGGCATAGCAGTATGGTCATTAGCGTAGTCTTCAGCCCCGATGGCAAGACACTGGCTTCTGGCAGTGATGACAACACGATCAAACTCTGGGATGTCAGCACAGGCAAAGCGATCAAAACCCTGACTGGGCATAGCAGTATGGTCATTAGCGTAGTCTTCAGCCCCGATGGCAAGACACTGGCTTCTGGCAGTGATGACAACACGATCAAACTCTGGGATGTCAGCACAGGCAAAGCGATCAAAACCCTGACTGGGCATAGCAGTAGGGTCTTAAGCGTAGTCTTCAGCCCCGATGGCAAGACACTGGCTTCTGGCAGTGATGACAAGACGATCAAACTCTGGGATGTCAGCACAGGCAAAGCGAGCAAAACCCTGACTGGGCATAGCAGTACGGTCTGGGGCGTAGTCTTCAGCCCCGATGGCAAGACACTGGCTTCTGGCAGTGATGACAAGACGATCAAACTCTGGGATGTCAGCACAGGCAAAGCGAGCAAAACCCTGACTGGGCATAGCAGTAGGGTCTTAAGCGTAGTCTTCAGCCCCGATGGCAAGACACTGGCTTCTGGCAGTTATGACAAGACGATCAAACTCTGGGATGTCAGCACAGGCAAAGCGAGCAAAACCCTGACTGGGCATAGCAGTTGGGTCTTAAGCGTAGTCTTCAGCCCCGATGGCAAGACACTGGCTTCTGGCAGTGATGACAAGACGATCAAACTCTGGGATGTCAGCACAGGCAAAGCGATCAAAACCCTGACTGGGCATAGCAGTACGGTCATTAGCGTAGTCTTCAGCCCCGATGGCAAGACACTGGCTTCTGGCAGTGATGACAAGACGATCAAACTCTGGGATGTCAGCACAGACAAAGCGATCAAAACCCTGACTGGGCATAGCAGTACGGTATATAGCGTAGTCTTCAGCCCCGATGGCAAGACACTGGCTTCTGGCAGTGATGACAAGACGATCAAACTCTGGGATGTCAGCACAGGCAAAGCGATCAAAACCCTGACTGGGCATAGCAGTACGGTATATAGCGTAGTCTTCAGCCCCGATGGCAAGACACTGGCTTCTGGCAGTGATGACAAGACGATCAAACTCTGGGATGTCAGCACAGGCAAAGCGAGCAAAACCCTGACTGGGCATAGCAGTACGGTATATAGCGTAGTCTTCAGCCCCGATGGCAAGACACTGGCTTCTGGCAGTGATGACAACACGATCAAATTCTGGGATGTCAGCACAGGCAAAGCGATCAAAACCCTGACTGGGCATAGCAGTAGGGTCATTAGCGTAGTCTTCAGCCCCGATGGCAAGACACTGGCTTCTGGCAGTGATGACAAGACGATCAAACTCTGGGATGTCAGCACAGGCAAAGCGATCAAAACCCTGACTGGGCATAGCAGTACGGTCATTAGCGTAGTCTTCAGCCCCGATGGCAAGACACTGGCTTCTGGCAGTGATGACAAGACGGTGATTTTATGGGACTTGGATTTAGATAATTTATTACTCAGTGGTTGCAACTTGCTGAATAATTACCTAGTTGCCCATCCAGAAGTGTTAGAAGAATTGCAATCGTGCCAAACTCCATCACAGAAGGCGCTGGGGGCGACAGTATTAGTCATCCAAGGTGAAAAGTTAGCGCGAAATAATGATATTAATGGCGCTGTGGAAAAGTTCCGCCAAGCACAGCAGTGGGATAATAAATTAAATTTTGATTTCCAGTCCAGAGCAAAACAGTTTGTCAACAAAGGCAAAGCTGAACGCTCAGTTGATGAAGGAAACAGCCGCTTACAAGAGAAAAAGTTTAAGGAAGCGCTAGCAGATTATACCGAAGCTCTCAAGCTCGATCCAAAAGTCGAAATTCCTATAAGTTCTTGGAATGCACTATGCTGGGACGGGAGTCTGCAAAAACAAGCCGCCGATGTTTTACCAGCCTGTGAACAAGCCGTTGCATTTGCACCTAAAAATGGCAACATTCGTGATAGTCGTGGCTTGGCTAGAGCGCTGACAGGCAACACCCAAGGGGCAATTCAAGACTTTGAGGCATACATCGCCCAGAGTGACGATAAAGATAGAAAAGCACAACGGCAACGCTGGGTGAAAGATTTACGGGCGGGGAAGAATCCGTTTACAGATGCAGAGCTTAAAAAGTTACAGAATTAG
- a CDS encoding esterase/lipase family protein, with translation MSLYCLVHGAFQATWCWDLLIPYLEAQGHKTLAMDLPIENASATLSQLANAVIQALPKTDDDIVLVGHSMAGTIIPLRHLVKLNMRYPQSLQRCRGYISLEENLGSITIGSNAIL, from the coding sequence ATGAGTCTATATTGTCTAGTTCACGGTGCTTTCCAAGCCACCTGGTGTTGGGATTTGCTAATTCCCTACTTAGAAGCACAGGGACACAAAACCCTAGCAATGGATTTGCCAATTGAAAATGCATCTGCTACTTTGTCCCAACTTGCGAATGCAGTAATTCAAGCGCTGCCAAAAACTGATGATGATATTGTCCTAGTCGGTCACTCAATGGCTGGTACTATAATTCCTCTTAGACATCTGGTGAAATTAAATATGCGTTATCCACAATCCTTGCAGAGATGTAGAGGATATATCTCCCTTGAGGAAAACCTAGGTTCAATAACAATTGGGAGCAACGCGATTTTGTGA
- a CDS encoding phosphoribosyltransferase, protein MLFKNRRFAGQVLAKELTAYANNPDVLVLGLPRGGVPVAFEVAKTLNAPLDVLVVRKLGVPDQEELAMGAIASGGVRIVNKYIISLVKISDEVIARVSAQEERELERRERLYRGNRPLKDLQGRTVILVDDGLATGATMWAAVVTVQKHQPAQIAIAVPVAAPETCQELETEVDEIVCVSTPSPFCSVGLWYESFPQTTDEEVRALLAKAAKNSDAIPLGM, encoded by the coding sequence ATGCTATTTAAAAATCGGAGGTTTGCGGGTCAAGTTTTGGCTAAGGAGTTAACCGCTTATGCTAACAACCCAGATGTTCTGGTATTAGGGCTACCAAGGGGTGGTGTACCCGTTGCTTTTGAAGTTGCTAAAACGTTAAATGCTCCCTTAGATGTTTTAGTGGTACGTAAATTGGGTGTGCCCGATCAAGAAGAACTAGCGATGGGAGCGATCGCTTCTGGGGGTGTGCGGATAGTTAATAAATATATTATCAGCCTGGTGAAGATATCCGATGAAGTAATTGCCAGAGTGTCGGCGCAAGAAGAACGGGAGTTAGAGCGGCGGGAACGGCTTTATCGGGGAAATCGCCCCTTAAAAGATTTACAAGGACGCACAGTCATCTTGGTAGATGATGGTTTAGCCACGGGTGCAACCATGTGGGCTGCTGTTGTAACTGTGCAAAAACACCAACCTGCTCAGATTGCGATCGCTGTACCTGTGGCTGCACCTGAAACTTGCCAAGAATTAGAAACTGAAGTAGACGAAATCGTTTGCGTCTCGACACCCAGCCCTTTTTGCAGCGTTGGTCTTTGGTACGAAAGCTTTCCCCAAACTACGGATGAAGAAGTCCGCGCCTTACTCGCAAAAGCGGCAAAGAACAGTGATGCTATACCTCTTGGTATGTAG
- a CDS encoding Uma2 family endonuclease, which yields MATQLSQAKSPIELVISWEALPKDFQLEDEPVENTGQPLLAGALRESLEISGFIQPQMLIASNFGLCATVNGQFIAKAPDWVYVPSVNEVVANRKSYTPNLEGDIPAIAIEFLSDTDGGEYSVKRTYPPGKWFFYEQILQIPIYIIFELYGGLLEYYQLENKRYELKQPDENGRHWIDVMGLFLGTWQGTKEARTAYWLRWWDRNGNLLPWAIEQIEQERQRTEQERQQKERLIAYLQSQGIDPNNLPPFE from the coding sequence ATGGCAACCCAACTCAGCCAAGCCAAATCACCAATAGAACTGGTAATCTCTTGGGAAGCCTTGCCCAAAGATTTTCAACTAGAGGATGAACCAGTGGAGAATACTGGTCAGCCACTCTTGGCTGGTGCTTTGCGTGAAAGCCTAGAAATCAGTGGATTCATCCAACCCCAGATGTTGATAGCTTCAAACTTTGGTCTTTGTGCGACAGTCAACGGTCAATTTATTGCCAAAGCACCAGACTGGGTTTATGTGCCGTCGGTTAATGAAGTGGTGGCTAATCGCAAAAGTTATACACCCAATTTAGAAGGAGATATTCCGGCGATCGCTATTGAATTTTTATCCGATACTGACGGTGGAGAATATTCGGTAAAGCGAACTTATCCACCAGGAAAATGGTTTTTCTACGAGCAAATTTTGCAAATTCCCATCTACATAATTTTTGAACTTTATGGCGGTTTATTAGAATATTATCAACTAGAAAATAAACGCTATGAGTTAAAGCAACCTGACGAAAATGGTCGTCATTGGATTGATGTAATGGGCTTATTTTTGGGAACTTGGCAAGGAACAAAAGAAGCGCGAACTGCTTATTGGTTGCGCTGGTGGGATCGAAATGGTAATTTGTTACCCTGGGCTATAGAACAGATTGAACAAGAACGCCAACGCACCGAACAAGAACGCCAGCAAAAAGAACGACTGATTGCTTACTTACAATCTCAGGGTATTGACCCGAATAACTTGCCCCCATTTGAGTAG